A region from the Arvicola amphibius chromosome 12, mArvAmp1.2, whole genome shotgun sequence genome encodes:
- the Htatip2 gene encoding oxidoreductase HTATIP2 — protein sequence MGIQDGRAEAAGGRLGGWRGKLRAQVLNHKQEQRAHWELCDALIPQSLFSSAILPPGGHVSEIAPTAPPTGDQEGFVRVDRDYVLKSAELARAGGCKHFNLLSSKGADKSSSFLYLRVKGEVEAKVEELKFDRFSVFRPGVLLCDRQESRPGEWLVRKFFGSLPESWASGHSVPVVTVVRAMLNNLVSPSSGQMELLENKAIIHLGKDSNGPKL from the exons ATGGGCATCCAGGATGGCAGGGCAGAAGCAGCAGGCGGCAGGCTTGGCGGCTGGAGGGGCAAGCTGAGGGCTCAGGTTTTGAACCACAAGCAGGAGCAGAGAGCCCACTGGGAGTTGTGTGATGCTTTGATACCTCAAAGCCTGTTTTCCAGTGCCATACTTCCTCCAGGAGGCCATGTCTCTGAAATAGCCccaacagcgccaccaactggagaTCAG GAAGGATTCGTCCGTGTTGACCGGGATTATGTGCTGAAGTCTGCAGAGCTGGCAAGAGCAGGCGGGTGCAAACATTTCAATCTGCTGTCCTCCAAGGGGGCGGATAAGTCCAGCAGTTTCTTATACCTACGAGTAAAG GGAGAAGTGGAAGCCAAGGTCGAAGAATTAAAGTTTGATCGCTTCTCAGTGTTCCGGCCGGG aGTCCTGCTGTGTGACAGGCAAGAGTCTCGTCCAGGCGAATGGCTGGTTAGGAAATTCTTCGGCTCTCTGCCGGAATCCTGGGCCAGTGGGCACTCTGTGCCTGTTGTGACCGTGGTTAGAGCGATGTTGAACAACCTGGTGAGTCCCAGCAGTGGACAAATGGAACTTCTGGAAAATAAGGCCATCATCCACCTGGGGAAAGACAGTAACGGGCCCAAGCTGTGA